One segment of Dolichospermum sp. DET69 DNA contains the following:
- a CDS encoding metal-sensitive transcriptional regulator has protein sequence MNEAKPLTNESLLISETEEHHHHPDHTHNQVDSVHPHVHSEESLRRIINRLSRIEGHVRGVKTMVQQNTPCPDVLLQIAAVRGALDKVARIVLDEHLTECIGRAAQKGNIESEIQQLKAALDRFLP, from the coding sequence ATGAATGAAGCAAAACCACTAACTAACGAATCTCTGCTTATATCAGAGACAGAAGAACATCACCACCATCCAGATCATACACATAATCAGGTTGATTCTGTTCATCCTCATGTCCACAGTGAAGAGTCATTGCGGCGGATTATTAACCGACTATCGCGCATAGAAGGACACGTTCGAGGAGTTAAAACAATGGTGCAGCAGAATACCCCTTGTCCTGATGTATTATTACAAATTGCTGCCGTCCGTGGGGCATTAGATAAAGTAGCACGAATTGTGTTAGATGAACATTTAACTGAGTGCATTGGTAGAGCCGCTCAAAAGGGTAATATAGAATCAGAGATTCAACAACTAAAAGCTGCTTTGGATAGATTTTTGCCTTAA
- the menH gene encoding 2-succinyl-6-hydroxy-2,4-cyclohexadiene-1-carboxylate synthase: MNLTNYKFNYSFKVNKDKPIILLLHGFMGNIHEFDEAIKLLFNDFSYLTIDLPGHGKTQVLDDECYTMASTAQAIISLLDKLNINQCYLIGYSMGGRLALYLTLHFPHRFIKVILESSSPGLATEIERLARIKSDAQIARKLARMMDKDDFYDFLNHWYQQPIFGDIKNYPHYQSMVESRLANHPLNLVKSLQFMGTGFQPCLWELLIKNTIPLLLLVGEKDEKFIDINIAITRKCNFTKLQIIHQVGHNIHLENTLAFVQNVQDFFV, translated from the coding sequence ATGAATCTAACCAACTATAAATTTAATTATTCCTTTAAAGTAAATAAAGATAAACCAATAATTCTGTTGCTACACGGCTTTATGGGTAATATTCATGAATTTGATGAAGCCATTAAATTACTATTTAATGATTTTTCTTATTTGACTATTGATTTACCCGGACATGGAAAAACTCAAGTTTTAGATGATGAATGCTATACAATGGCATCTACAGCACAAGCTATTATTAGCTTATTAGATAAATTAAACATAAACCAATGTTATTTAATCGGTTATTCAATGGGAGGAAGATTAGCTTTATATCTGACTTTGCATTTTCCTCACAGGTTTATTAAAGTCATTTTAGAATCTAGTTCCCCTGGTTTAGCCACAGAAATAGAAAGATTAGCCAGAATTAAAAGTGATGCTCAAATAGCCAGAAAATTAGCGAGAATGATGGATAAAGATGATTTTTATGATTTTCTAAATCATTGGTATCAACAACCTATTTTTGGGGATATCAAAAATTATCCTCACTACCAATCTATGGTAGAAAGTAGATTGGCAAATCATCCCCTAAATTTAGTAAAATCATTGCAGTTTATGGGAACAGGGTTTCAACCTTGTTTATGGGAATTGTTAATTAAAAATACTATTCCTCTATTATTATTAGTGGGTGAAAAAGATGAAAAATTTATTGATATTAATATAGCCATAACTAGAAAATGTAACTTTACTAAATTACAAATAATTCATCAAGTTGGGCATAATATTCATCTAGAAAATACTTTAGCATTTGTGCAAAATGTTCAAGATTTTTTTGTTTAG
- the ftsE gene encoding cell division ATP-binding protein FtsE, which produces MSLLSTNENTETVHSEAVKTQNQAGIMIELHSVSKTYINSHHALFDVNLKINRGEFLFITGASGSGKSTLLKMLYGAELPTQGKVIVDDINVGTLGSYHLSLLRRRMGIVFQDYKLIPQRTVAENVTFVLQAQGYTRKEIQRRLEPTLKLVGLLSKADRFPDQLSGGEQQRVSIARAIVGTPPLLLADEPTGNLDPDNSWQVIQIFQKLNSFGATVIITTHDEQLVRRCNYPVVQVKDGKLYRK; this is translated from the coding sequence ATGTCTCTATTAAGTACAAATGAAAATACGGAAACAGTGCATAGCGAAGCGGTAAAAACTCAAAATCAAGCTGGGATAATGATAGAGTTGCATTCTGTTTCCAAAACCTATATTAATAGTCATCATGCTTTATTTGATGTTAACTTAAAAATCAACAGAGGAGAATTTCTATTTATTACAGGCGCTAGTGGTTCTGGTAAATCCACACTTTTGAAAATGCTCTATGGTGCGGAATTACCTACCCAAGGAAAAGTAATAGTTGATGATATTAATGTGGGTACTTTAGGAAGCTATCATTTATCATTATTACGTCGTCGCATGGGAATTGTTTTTCAAGACTATAAACTCATTCCCCAGCGCACAGTTGCGGAAAATGTCACCTTTGTATTGCAAGCACAAGGTTATACCCGCAAAGAAATTCAACGGCGCTTAGAACCAACTTTAAAATTAGTAGGTTTATTATCTAAAGCTGACCGATTTCCAGATCAACTTTCTGGGGGAGAACAGCAGCGGGTAAGTATTGCGCGAGCAATTGTAGGGACACCACCTTTACTATTAGCAGACGAACCGACTGGAAACCTTGACCCTGATAATTCTTGGCAAGTAATTCAAATTTTTCAAAAGTTAAATTCCTTTGGGGCAACAGTGATTATCACTACCCATGATGAGCAATTAGTCAGGCGTTGTAATTATCCAGTAGTGCAAGTTAAAGATGGTAAGTTATATCGTAAATAA
- a CDS encoding WecB/TagA/CpsF family glycosyltransferase: protein MFKVAEAKVCSVLGLPVHIMKNYPNWLLDRLKARQGTHVVTLNAEMTMQAERNLPLAQIIKNAELVIPDGSGVVLYLQYLSGQKVQRFPGIELAENLLQTVAQEQTSASVFFYGGASGIAAKAADLWRYKLPTLKIAGTHSGYHSPEEEQQLLQTLTQLQPQIIFVGLGVPRQELWIAQHRHLCPHSIWVGVGGSFDIWSGIKTRAPGWLANNNLEWLYRLYQEPWRWQRMLALPKFVFKSLIYHWTGRDVNSLEY, encoded by the coding sequence ATGTTCAAAGTCGCGGAAGCTAAAGTCTGTTCAGTATTGGGTTTACCAGTTCATATAATGAAAAATTATCCTAACTGGTTGTTAGATCGCTTAAAAGCAAGACAAGGGACTCATGTAGTCACCCTCAATGCAGAAATGACCATGCAAGCAGAGCGTAATCTCCCCCTAGCGCAGATAATTAAAAATGCTGAATTAGTGATTCCCGATGGGTCAGGAGTTGTTCTATATTTACAATATTTATCAGGACAAAAAGTACAACGTTTTCCAGGAATTGAATTAGCAGAAAACCTTTTACAAACAGTAGCTCAAGAACAAACATCTGCTTCAGTATTTTTCTATGGAGGCGCATCAGGAATAGCCGCAAAAGCAGCAGATTTATGGCGATATAAACTTCCCACTCTGAAAATAGCAGGAACACATTCTGGTTATCATTCCCCAGAAGAAGAACAACAATTATTGCAAACGCTCACGCAACTACAGCCACAAATAATATTTGTTGGTTTGGGAGTACCACGTCAAGAATTATGGATTGCCCAACACCGCCATTTGTGTCCCCATTCAATTTGGGTAGGTGTTGGTGGTAGTTTTGATATTTGGTCAGGAATAAAAACTCGCGCTCCTGGTTGGTTAGCAAATAATAACTTAGAATGGCTATATAGATTATATCAAGAACCCTGGCGTTGGCAACGAATGTTAGCGTTACCAAAGTTCGTTTTCAAATCCTTAATTTATCATTGGACTGGCAGGGATGTAAATAGTTTGGAATATTAA